One Gadus morhua chromosome 13, gadMor3.0, whole genome shotgun sequence genomic window carries:
- the uqcc1 gene encoding ubiquinol-cytochrome c reductase complex assembly factor 1 produces MYRRPLQSAVRLGINVTTSRAALGKISEREALARALLACQQARASSSTTTQCRSLHNSPQLFNVKETPQHSEDEVGSFTKLIEAMGFTGPLKYNKWKIKIAALRMYTCCVERINYDDFFERCTLPDTLNSWFLIAQLHVWMCLVRMRQEGREGKYMCRYIVHSMWEDVEQRCKIMGIDASHRKESLKSMTETFYAAIFGYDEGILSDDRVLAAALWRNLFNRECEDPRQLELMLEYVRKQMQYIDSLDAEDLLLTGEVKWRPMLEENAQSILKVATPTYNDAGL; encoded by the exons ATGTATCGGCGGCCGCTGCAGTCCGCGGTCCGACTCGGCATCAATGTCACCACGTCCAGAGCCGCCCTCGGAAAG ATCTCAGAACGGGAAGCTTTAGCCAGGGCGCTGTTGGCATGCCAGCAAGCCAGAGCTTCTTCCAGCACTACAACACAATGCCGGAGCCTCCACAACAGTCCCCAG ctctTTAACGTGAAGGAGACTCCCCAGCACTCGGAGGATGAGGTGGGATCCTTCACAAAGCTCATCGAGGCCATGGGCTTCACCGGACCCCTGAAATACAACAAATGG AAAATCAAGATTGCTGCCTTGCGCATGTACACCTGCTGTGTAGAAAGAATAAATTACGACGACTTCTTTGAAA ggTGCACGCTTCCAGACACGCTCAACTCGTGGTTCTTGATAGCCCAGCTGCACGTATG gaTGTGTCTGGTGCGGATGCGTCAGGAGGGGCGCGAGGGGAAGTATATGTGCCGCTACATCGTCCACTCCATGTGGGAGGACGTGGAGCAGAGGTGCAAGATCATGGGg ATTGATGCTTCTCACAGGAAGGAGAGTTTGAAGTCAATGACGGAGACTTTCTATGCTGCCATATTTGGATACGATGAG ggCATCCTGTCTGACGACAGAGTGCTGGCTGCAGCCCTGTGGAGGAACCTGTTCAACAGAGAGTGTGAGGACCCCCGACAGCTGGAGCTCATGTTGGAGTACGTCCGCAAACAG ATGCAGTACATCGACTCCCTGGACGCGGAGGACCTGCTGCTGACCGGGGAGGTGAAATGGCGCCCCATGCTGGAGGAGAACGCGCAGAGCATCCTCAaggtggccacgcccacctACAACGACGCCGGCCTCtga